One window of the Eucalyptus grandis isolate ANBG69807.140 chromosome 6, ASM1654582v1, whole genome shotgun sequence genome contains the following:
- the LOC120294437 gene encoding MDIS1-interacting receptor like kinase 2-like → MTSLTSINISYNELEGPLPNILAFRNATIGVVRGNKGFCGVIASLNPYTTTTLKGKNKNKNKKLLLVLIPTLGCLLSLLLIVGALSIGCRRIRKTNASSADESNENPWAIWSFDGRMIYERIIEATEEFDAKYCIGEGGYGRVYKAQLQTGETIVVKKLKEAVDIEMASRKAFEREIHALIETWHRNIIKLYGFCSSSRHSFLVYEFLESGSLKDVLNNEERITTFDWNKRVSVVKGVAYALSYMHHECSPPIIHRDISSKNILLDKEYEAHVSDFGTAKVLQPYSSNWTSFAGTFGYAAQELAYTMEVNEQCDIYSFGVVTLEVIMGCHPGDLIFSLMSASSSPSSNSIISWPMKEVLDQRVPFPKGNVLGEVALVTKMAFLCLNPKPEHRPTMQQVSRAISSQSLIMLSLSMTS, encoded by the exons ATGACAAGCTTGACATCCATCAACATATCGTATAATGAGTTAGAGGGTCCTTTACCAAACATTCTAGCCTTTCGTAATGCTACAATTGGAGTCGTGAGAGGAAACAAAGGCTTTTGTGGAGTTATTGCTAGTCTCAACCCTTATACAACAACAACGTTAAaaggcaaaaacaaaaacaaaaacaaaaagttgttGCTAGTTTTGATTCCTACTTTGGGTTGCCTACTTTCTTTGCTTCTTATTGTGGGAGCTTTAAGTATTGGATGCCGAAGAATAAGGAAAACAAATGCTAGTTCGGCTGATGAAAGCAATGAAAACCCATGGGCAATATGGAGCTTTGATGGAAGAATGATTTATGAGAGGATTATTGAAGCCACAGAGGAGTTTGATGCCAAATATTGTATTGGTGAGGGAGGATATGGGAGGGTTTACAAGGCCCAATTGCAAACAGGCGAAACTATTGTTGTAAAGAAACTTAAGGAAGCAGTTGACATAGAAATGGCCAGTCGAAAAGCATTTGAAAGGGAGATTCATGCTCTAATCGAAACTTGGCATCGGAATATCATCAAGCTCTATGGCTTTTGCTCGAGTTCTCGACATTCATTTTTGGTGTATGAGTTCTTGGAATCAGGCAGCTTGAAGGATGTACTGAACAATGAAGAGAGGATCACAACATTTGACTGGAATAAAAGAGTGAGTGTTGTTAAAGGTGTGGCCTATGCTTTGTCCTACATGCACCATGAATGCTCACCCCCAATAATTCATCGAGACATATCAAGCAAGAACATTTTATTGGATAAAGAATATGAAGCTCACGTCTCTGATTTTGGCACAGCTAAAGTTCTACAACCTTATTCATCCAATTGGACTTCCTTTGCAGGCACCTTTGGATATGCAGCTCAAG aACTCGCATACACAATGGAAGTGAATGAGCAATGCGATATTTATAGCTTCGGAGTGGTGACATTGGAAGTAATTATGGGATGCCATCCAGGCGATCTCATTTTTTCTCTCATGTCTGCATCTTCATCACCATCAAGCAATTCAATAATTTCTTGGCCAATGAAGGAAGTTTTAGATCAAAGAGTTCCATTCCCCAAAGGTAATGTGTTAGGGGAAGTGGCTTTGGTGACAAAGATGGCATTTTTGTGCTTAAATCCAAAACCAGAGCATCGTCCAACCATGCAACAAGTTTCTCGGGCAATATCATCGCAAAGCTTGATCATGTTAAGCCTATctatgacatcctga